The Deinococcus proteolyticus MRP genome includes a window with the following:
- a CDS encoding FadR/GntR family transcriptional regulator: MKAQIQPLKRQPSVGASIAAQLQTLIQSGAYKPGERLPGQRQLAEQFGASLAGVREALSVLSAAGLVEARPGRGTLVRSVGDGEPTFDGWLGAVGDASELAELIEARRLLEAFTLREAARRITPEGAAELSAALEDLRAALGDPEAYVQADMQFHLCLARLAGNRVILRLMQAIQAPLTEQLRSSISHLSERGALAENFATHERLYLSVAASDPQQAQAAFDDMLRGALAAFEELAAR, from the coding sequence ATGAAGGCCCAAATTCAGCCGCTCAAGCGCCAGCCTTCAGTGGGGGCCAGCATTGCTGCACAGTTGCAGACTCTGATTCAAAGTGGCGCGTACAAACCTGGTGAGCGGCTGCCAGGGCAACGTCAGCTGGCCGAGCAGTTCGGGGCCAGTCTGGCTGGGGTCCGCGAGGCCCTCAGCGTGCTCTCGGCGGCTGGGTTGGTGGAAGCCCGGCCAGGACGCGGAACGCTGGTGCGCTCGGTGGGGGACGGCGAGCCCACCTTTGACGGCTGGCTAGGTGCGGTGGGCGACGCCAGCGAGTTGGCCGAGCTGATCGAGGCCCGCCGATTGCTGGAAGCTTTTACGCTGCGGGAAGCGGCGCGGCGAATCACGCCCGAGGGGGCTGCTGAGCTGTCCGCCGCGCTCGAAGACCTCCGGGCGGCACTCGGCGATCCCGAAGCCTACGTGCAGGCCGATATGCAGTTTCACCTGTGCCTGGCGCGGCTGGCTGGGAACCGGGTCATCCTCCGGCTGATGCAGGCCATCCAGGCCCCGCTGACCGAGCAGCTGCGCAGCTCCATCTCTCACCTTAGCGAGCGTGGCGCACTGGCCGAGAACTTTGCCACCCATGAGCGGCTCTATCTCAGTGTGGCAGCCAGTGACCCGCAGCAGGCGCAAGCGGCCTTTGACGATATGCTGCGCGGCGCACTGGCCGCCTTTGAAGAACTGGCAGCCCGCTGA
- a CDS encoding lactate permease LctP family transporter, whose amino-acid sequence METAQLWTQNYAPIGGNLWLSTAAALIPVVFFFVALVGLRLKGYVAGAITVLLAFLVAVFGYGVPIAKAVMATLYGFGYGLWPISWIILTAVFLYKIAVKTGQFAVIRESVLSITHDQRLLVVLIGFCFGAFLEGAAGFGAPVAITAALLVGLGLNPLYAAGLCLIANTAPVAFGALGIPITVAGNLTGIDPHIIGQIAGRQLPLLALFVPFFMVFVMDGLKGVRQTWPALLVAGFSFALTQFLTSNYLGPQLPDITSALVSLVATAGFLKFWQPSEVQPVPDDVAAATAGVGEEVGAPQAPAASEPLTTGRVIKAWSPFLLLTLFVIVWTLPAFKALFDAKTGGALAGTVLHWDVPGVHNEILKVAPIVAEPTPYAATYKLDLISATGTSIFLAALASMAVLGMGVRQGVQTFTETVRELFLPILSIMLVLGFAYIANYSGQSATLALALAQTGQLFPLFSPVLGWLGVFLTGSDTSSNALFSNLQYVTAQQIGVNPALMVAANTTGGVTGKMISPQSIAVATAAVGLVGKESDLFRFTVRKSLGFLAVIMLITYLQAYVVPGMIPLP is encoded by the coding sequence ATGGAAACCGCTCAGCTCTGGACCCAGAACTATGCGCCAATCGGAGGGAACCTGTGGCTGTCCACTGCCGCCGCGCTGATTCCGGTTGTCTTCTTCTTTGTGGCCCTGGTGGGCCTGCGGCTCAAGGGCTACGTGGCTGGAGCCATCACCGTGCTGCTGGCCTTTTTGGTCGCCGTGTTCGGCTACGGCGTGCCCATCGCCAAAGCTGTGATGGCGACCCTGTACGGCTTCGGCTACGGCCTATGGCCCATCAGCTGGATCATCTTGACTGCCGTTTTTCTATACAAGATTGCCGTCAAGACCGGGCAGTTTGCTGTTATCCGTGAGTCGGTGCTGAGCATCACCCACGACCAGCGGCTGCTGGTGGTGCTGATTGGTTTTTGCTTCGGGGCGTTTCTGGAAGGGGCAGCGGGCTTCGGCGCGCCGGTAGCCATCACGGCGGCGCTACTGGTGGGCCTGGGCCTGAATCCGCTGTACGCCGCTGGCCTGTGCCTGATTGCCAATACAGCTCCGGTGGCTTTTGGAGCACTGGGGATTCCCATCACGGTGGCGGGCAACCTGACTGGAATAGACCCGCACATCATCGGGCAGATCGCCGGGCGGCAACTGCCCCTGCTGGCGCTGTTTGTGCCGTTTTTTATGGTGTTCGTGATGGACGGCCTCAAAGGCGTACGCCAGACCTGGCCCGCGCTGCTGGTGGCTGGCTTCAGCTTTGCGCTGACGCAGTTCCTGACTTCCAACTACCTGGGGCCGCAGCTGCCCGACATCACCTCGGCGCTGGTCAGTCTGGTCGCCACCGCCGGATTCCTGAAGTTCTGGCAGCCGAGCGAGGTGCAGCCGGTGCCCGATGACGTGGCCGCCGCGACTGCTGGCGTAGGCGAAGAAGTGGGCGCACCCCAGGCCCCAGCAGCGAGCGAACCGCTGACCACGGGCCGCGTGATCAAAGCCTGGTCGCCCTTCTTGCTGCTGACCCTGTTCGTGATTGTGTGGACCCTGCCCGCCTTCAAGGCGCTGTTCGATGCCAAGACTGGCGGCGCACTGGCAGGAACCGTGCTGCACTGGGACGTGCCCGGCGTACACAACGAGATTCTGAAGGTAGCGCCTATCGTGGCCGAACCGACCCCCTACGCCGCCACCTACAAGCTGGACCTGATTTCGGCCACCGGCACTTCTATCTTTCTGGCAGCGCTGGCGAGCATGGCGGTGCTGGGCATGGGCGTGAGGCAGGGCGTGCAGACTTTTACCGAAACCGTGCGCGAACTGTTCTTGCCTATCCTGAGCATCATGCTGGTGCTGGGGTTTGCCTATATCGCCAACTACTCGGGGCAGAGCGCCACGCTGGCCCTGGCCCTGGCACAGACCGGGCAGCTGTTCCCGCTGTTCAGCCCGGTGCTGGGCTGGCTGGGCGTGTTCCTGACCGGCTCGGACACCAGTTCCAACGCGCTGTTTTCCAACCTTCAGTACGTGACCGCGCAGCAGATTGGGGTCAACCCGGCCCTGATGGTGGCGGCCAATACCACCGGCGGCGTGACCGGCAAGATGATCAGCCCCCAGAGCATTGCCGTGGCGACAGCTGCCGTGGGCCTGGTCGGCAAGGAAAGCGACCTGTTCCGCTTCACGGTTCGCAAGAGCCTGGGCTTTCTGGCCGTCATTATGCTGATCACTTATCTCCAGGCCTATGTGGTACCGGGCATGATTCCACTCCCCTAA
- a CDS encoding (Fe-S)-binding protein, whose product MKVDLYLTCVNDAMFPRTGQATVRLLERLGCEVRFNPCQTCCGQMHMNTGYREDALVLARKFVREYRDAEAVVMPSGSCAAMVRELYPQAAQWAGDDELLRGVQALESRVFELSEFLVDRLGVTDVGAYYPHRVTYHPTCHAARMLHVGDRPLQLLRNVRGMTLLELEGAEECCGFGGTFAVKNADVSAAMLADKTRHIQDTGAEACTAGDNSCLLHIGGGLHRLRSGVRTVHLAEILASTEEEVFA is encoded by the coding sequence ATGAAAGTAGACCTTTACCTGACCTGCGTGAACGACGCCATGTTTCCCCGCACCGGACAGGCCACCGTGCGGCTGCTGGAGCGCCTGGGCTGTGAAGTGCGCTTCAACCCCTGTCAGACCTGCTGCGGGCAGATGCACATGAACACCGGCTACCGCGAGGACGCGCTGGTGCTGGCCCGCAAGTTCGTGCGCGAGTACCGGGACGCCGAAGCTGTGGTGATGCCCAGCGGGTCATGCGCGGCGATGGTGCGCGAACTGTACCCGCAAGCTGCCCAGTGGGCAGGCGACGACGAGCTACTGCGCGGCGTGCAGGCCCTCGAAAGCCGGGTCTTTGAGCTGAGCGAGTTTCTGGTAGACCGGCTCGGCGTGACCGACGTTGGGGCGTACTACCCGCACCGCGTGACCTACCACCCCACCTGCCACGCGGCCCGGATGCTGCACGTGGGCGACCGGCCCCTGCAACTGCTGCGAAATGTGCGCGGCATGACCCTGCTGGAGCTGGAAGGGGCCGAGGAATGCTGCGGCTTTGGCGGCACCTTTGCTGTCAAGAACGCCGATGTGAGCGCGGCCATGCTGGCCGACAAGACCCGCCATATTCAGGACACCGGAGCCGAAGCCTGCACGGCGGGCGACAACTCCTGCTTGCTGCATATCGGCGGTGGGCTGCACCGCCTGCGCTCAGGTGTCCGCACCGTTCACCTGGCCGAGATTCTGGCCAGCACCGAAGAGGAGGTCTTTGCATGA
- a CDS encoding lactate utilization protein B yields the protein MSGLHPKAPFPKAAEASVNQPQLRANLRKVTHTIRAKRAAVVAELPYWEQLRQLGAATKDDSLVNLSDRLLELERNVQARGGQVHWARDAAEAREIVARIALAHGERELIKVKSITSDEIELNQALEEHGIHAIETDLAELIVQLSHDTPSHILVPAIHRNRAEIQALFNAELPGEGGLSDNPQDLAAAARRYLRHKFLTTRMAVSGANFAVAETGTVCVVESEGNGRMCLTLPEVLVSIMGIEKVLDTWEDIAVFMETLPRSSTAERMNPYNSFWSGVTEGDGPQEFHLILLDNGRTHVLADEFGRQTLRCIRCSACLNVCPVYERAGGHAYGSVYPGPIGSILTPQLLGMHDKNANSLPFASSLCGACYEVCPVEINIPQVLIYLRNEGNAHKGPNAESLAMGAARVAMSEGWRWEGALRLARLGQGPLVRQGEISWLPGMLAGWTEVRDLPALPREGFREWWKQREVSRTVGASTQAGPPDIVQDAQSRGGPPANVQEGGHTPAGQHGQEGEDHA from the coding sequence ATGAGTGGACTGCACCCCAAAGCGCCCTTTCCCAAAGCCGCCGAAGCTTCGGTAAATCAGCCGCAGCTGCGGGCCAATCTGCGCAAGGTGACCCACACCATCCGCGCCAAGCGGGCCGCCGTGGTGGCCGAGTTGCCCTACTGGGAGCAGCTGCGGCAGCTCGGCGCAGCCACCAAAGATGACAGCCTGGTCAACCTGTCGGACCGGCTGCTGGAACTGGAACGCAATGTGCAGGCACGCGGCGGCCAGGTCCACTGGGCACGCGACGCTGCCGAGGCCCGTGAAATCGTGGCACGCATCGCCCTGGCACACGGCGAGCGCGAGCTGATCAAGGTCAAGAGCATCACCAGCGACGAAATCGAGCTGAATCAGGCGCTGGAGGAGCACGGTATCCATGCCATCGAAACCGACCTGGCCGAGCTGATTGTGCAGCTGTCGCACGATACGCCCAGCCACATCCTGGTGCCTGCCATTCACCGCAACCGCGCCGAGATTCAGGCGCTGTTCAATGCGGAGCTGCCCGGCGAGGGTGGGCTGAGCGACAACCCCCAGGACCTGGCCGCCGCCGCCCGCCGCTACCTGCGCCACAAGTTCCTGACCACCCGCATGGCCGTGTCGGGGGCCAACTTCGCTGTGGCCGAAACCGGCACCGTGTGCGTGGTGGAATCAGAAGGCAATGGCCGCATGTGCCTGACGCTGCCCGAAGTGCTGGTCAGCATCATGGGGATAGAAAAGGTGCTGGACACCTGGGAAGACATCGCCGTGTTCATGGAGACGCTGCCGCGCTCCTCGACGGCTGAGCGGATGAATCCCTACAACTCGTTTTGGAGCGGCGTGACCGAGGGCGACGGCCCGCAGGAATTCCACCTGATTCTGCTGGACAATGGCCGCACCCACGTCCTGGCCGACGAGTTTGGTCGCCAGACCCTGCGCTGCATTCGCTGCTCGGCGTGCCTGAATGTCTGTCCGGTGTACGAGCGGGCGGGCGGGCACGCGTACGGCAGTGTTTACCCCGGCCCCATCGGGTCTATCCTGACGCCGCAGCTGCTGGGCATGCACGACAAGAACGCCAACAGCCTGCCGTTTGCGTCCAGCCTGTGCGGCGCTTGCTATGAGGTGTGCCCAGTCGAAATCAATATTCCGCAGGTGCTGATTTATCTGCGTAATGAGGGCAACGCGCACAAGGGCCCAAATGCCGAAAGCCTGGCGATGGGCGCGGCCCGCGTAGCGATGAGCGAAGGCTGGCGCTGGGAAGGCGCGCTGCGGCTGGCCCGCCTGGGCCAGGGCCCGCTGGTCCGGCAGGGCGAAATCAGCTGGCTGCCCGGCATGCTGGCCGGGTGGACCGAGGTACGCGACCTGCCTGCGCTGCCCCGTGAAGGCTTCCGCGAGTGGTGGAAACAGCGTGAGGTCTCCCGCACCGTAGGCGCTAGCACACAGGCTGGCCCGCCCGACATCGTTCAGGACGCCCAGAGCCGCGGGGGCCCGCCTGCAAATGTGCAGGAAGGCGGCCACACTCCAGCCGGTCAGCACGGCCAAGAAGGCGAGGACCACGCATGA
- a CDS encoding LutC/YkgG family protein translates to MSHPKSVHPHNAEARLEMLTVINRAIAGAAPVEKPPYPRPQPLSAAEREEQFRDRILDYRAHYTRVPLAELPQAIAAALGRAQRVLVPAGIPADWLPAGLEQLRDEPRLSHAQLDRAEAVVTGCAVAVSETGTICLDHGAGQGRRALSLIPDLHVCVVRENQIVQTVRGAVERLGPAVRAGRPLTWLSGGSATSDIELVRVEGVHGPRALHVIVVAE, encoded by the coding sequence ATGAGCCACCCAAAGTCCGTTCATCCCCACAACGCCGAAGCCAGGCTAGAAATGCTCACGGTCATCAACCGCGCTATTGCTGGAGCCGCGCCGGTAGAAAAACCCCCTTACCCGCGCCCACAGCCGCTGAGCGCCGCCGAACGTGAAGAGCAGTTCCGTGACCGCATTCTGGACTACCGGGCCCACTACACCCGCGTTCCGCTGGCCGAGTTGCCCCAGGCCATTGCCGCGGCGCTGGGCCGCGCTCAGCGCGTGCTGGTGCCCGCTGGCATTCCGGCGGACTGGCTGCCCGCTGGACTGGAGCAGCTGCGCGACGAGCCACGCCTGAGCCACGCCCAGCTGGACCGCGCCGAGGCGGTGGTGACCGGCTGCGCCGTGGCTGTCAGCGAAACCGGCACCATCTGCCTGGACCACGGCGCGGGGCAGGGGCGCCGGGCGCTGAGCCTGATTCCCGACCTGCATGTGTGCGTGGTCCGCGAAAACCAGATTGTGCAGACGGTGCGTGGAGCGGTGGAGCGGCTCGGCCCTGCGGTGCGGGCCGGGCGGCCGCTGACCTGGCTGAGCGGCGGCAGCGCCACCAGCGACATCGAGTTGGTCCGGGTCGAAGGCGTTCACGGCCCGCGTGCGCTGCATGTGATTGTGGTCGCGGAGTAG
- a CDS encoding MFS transporter, with translation MTSTPALTPWRRLYAAYPPAFWVVWAGTLINRVGEFVVPLLGFYLSAERGLSLGQVGLILSAMGIGRFVSEPLGGALSDRFGTAVTMRLSLAGGGLMLLLLAQARTFAELFGGVLAFALFQSMYKPAVSSAVAGLTQGPQRTRAYNLLYWAINVGASVAPVLGGWLAGVSFRLVFWLDAAAMFIYALLLTLRFPNTRPERRPPAAGAAARGLGLPRDRLLWQFCLATLLYSLTYQGYKLLALVFAEAGYAAAQYGQVLAVNGALVVLLGLPLGHLIARDNHPRWQPIGAALLGLGFLGHAFAATLWAHMLAVVVWTVGEIVAYSISKTVISELGRPEQRGRYIGLVGSMAGLAGLLAPLLGAALLERAGAAPMWVVLAGLGFASAGLYMVLEGRIQTRRAEMTALEPI, from the coding sequence GTGACTTCCACACCTGCCCTTACGCCCTGGCGGCGGCTGTACGCCGCCTACCCGCCGGCTTTCTGGGTGGTGTGGGCCGGCACCCTGATCAACCGCGTGGGCGAGTTCGTGGTGCCGCTGCTGGGCTTTTATCTGAGTGCGGAGCGTGGCCTGAGCCTGGGGCAAGTGGGCTTGATCCTCAGCGCGATGGGGATTGGCCGCTTTGTGTCCGAGCCGCTGGGTGGTGCGCTGAGTGACCGCTTCGGCACTGCCGTGACCATGCGGCTTTCGCTGGCAGGCGGCGGGCTGATGCTGTTGCTGCTGGCCCAGGCGCGCACGTTTGCGGAGCTGTTCGGCGGGGTGCTGGCCTTTGCGCTATTTCAGTCCATGTACAAGCCTGCGGTGAGCAGCGCCGTGGCCGGGCTCACCCAGGGGCCCCAGCGGACCCGCGCCTACAACCTGCTGTACTGGGCCATCAATGTGGGCGCTTCTGTCGCGCCGGTGCTGGGCGGCTGGCTGGCGGGGGTGTCGTTTCGGCTGGTGTTCTGGCTGGACGCGGCGGCCATGTTCATCTATGCGCTGCTGCTGACCCTGCGCTTTCCCAACACCCGGCCTGAGCGCCGCCCGCCCGCAGCGGGAGCTGCAGCAAGGGGCCTGGGGCTGCCCCGTGACCGGCTGCTGTGGCAGTTTTGCCTGGCCACACTGCTGTACTCGCTGACCTATCAGGGCTACAAGCTGCTGGCGCTGGTGTTCGCAGAAGCGGGCTATGCAGCGGCGCAGTACGGGCAGGTGCTGGCAGTCAATGGCGCGCTGGTGGTGCTGCTGGGCCTGCCACTGGGTCACCTGATTGCCCGGGACAACCATCCGCGCTGGCAACCTATCGGAGCGGCGCTGCTGGGCCTGGGCTTTTTGGGGCACGCCTTTGCTGCCACCCTCTGGGCGCACATGCTGGCAGTGGTGGTCTGGACCGTAGGCGAAATCGTCGCCTACTCGATTTCCAAGACAGTGATCAGCGAACTGGGCCGACCCGAGCAGCGCGGGCGGTATATCGGGCTGGTGGGCAGCATGGCGGGGCTGGCGGGGTTGCTGGCTCCACTGCTGGGCGCCGCGCTGCTGGAGCGGGCCGGAGCCGCGCCGATGTGGGTTGTCCTGGCGGGCCTGGGCTTTGCCTCAGCGGGGCTGTACATGGTACTGGAAGGCCGCATTCAGACCCGGCGGGCCGAGATGACAGCGCTGGAACCCATCTGA
- a CDS encoding ABC transporter ATP-binding protein has translation MTAESSLPAAQRPPAGDSARTLAVLGGYLAPLKWWVAALAALLLGSTALNLNLPQLLARFVDTARLGAEADLNTLTGLALTYIAFAVAVQLMNAAASYLGARVGWQATNRLRVELTRHLLSLDMAEHKERTPGELIERIDGDVTALSNFFSQFAVRVFGAGLLLLGALVMFWRVNAWIGLGVTLFAALTLWAMNRVRRVGVEPTRRERESSAQLYGYVEERLAGLDDVRALGAGEHHLRGFLKVQREFFHSFLASWKARATVWQLSMGLFAAGYVVILASAAGLYAAGTITLGTAFLLYSYMSMVEEPIDQLSQQLQDLQKAGASLGRIGELLALRSELPSGTQQLPAGAPELTFDRVDFRYAPDAERVLKDVSFTLPAGQTLGLLGRTGSGKTTLTRLVARLYDPSGGELRLGGVPTTDIALPSLRARVAVVSQDVQVFQASVRDNLTFFDPSVTDGQVEAALHEVGLGAWLDGLERGVHTPLPTGSLSAGQQQLLAFARVLLRDPAVVILDEPSSRLDPATEATLTAAMTRLLSGRTAIVIAHRLETVARADRILVLGAGEVLEFGPREVLAADPQSQYAALLRASAGVREQSAEALLEELLV, from the coding sequence ATGACCGCCGAAAGCTCACTTCCCGCCGCCCAGCGGCCCCCAGCGGGCGACTCGGCCCGCACGCTGGCGGTGCTGGGCGGCTACCTGGCCCCGCTGAAGTGGTGGGTGGCCGCCCTGGCCGCGCTGCTGCTGGGGTCCACCGCCCTGAACCTGAACCTGCCGCAGCTGCTGGCCCGCTTTGTAGACACCGCCCGGCTGGGCGCGGAGGCCGACCTGAACACGCTAACGGGCCTGGCACTTACCTACATCGCCTTCGCGGTGGCTGTGCAGCTGATGAACGCTGCGGCCAGCTACCTGGGAGCGCGGGTGGGCTGGCAGGCCACCAACCGCCTGCGCGTGGAGCTGACCCGGCACCTGCTGAGCCTGGACATGGCCGAGCACAAGGAGCGCACCCCCGGCGAGCTGATTGAGCGCATCGACGGCGACGTGACCGCACTGAGCAATTTCTTCTCGCAGTTCGCGGTACGGGTGTTCGGCGCGGGGCTGCTGCTGCTGGGCGCACTGGTCATGTTCTGGCGGGTAAACGCCTGGATTGGCCTGGGCGTGACACTGTTTGCGGCACTGACCCTGTGGGCCATGAACCGGGTGCGCCGGGTAGGTGTGGAGCCCACCCGGCGCGAGCGCGAAAGCAGCGCGCAGCTGTACGGGTACGTGGAGGAGCGGCTGGCCGGCCTGGACGACGTGCGCGCCCTGGGAGCCGGGGAGCACCACCTGCGCGGCTTTTTGAAGGTGCAGCGCGAGTTCTTCCACAGTTTCCTGGCCTCGTGGAAAGCGCGGGCCACCGTCTGGCAACTGAGCATGGGACTGTTCGCAGCCGGGTACGTGGTGATTCTGGCCTCAGCGGCTGGCCTGTACGCGGCCGGCACCATTACGCTGGGCACAGCTTTTTTGCTGTACTCGTACATGAGCATGGTGGAAGAACCGATTGACCAGCTCAGCCAGCAGCTGCAGGACCTGCAGAAGGCTGGGGCCAGTCTGGGCCGCATCGGGGAGCTGCTGGCGCTGCGCTCGGAACTGCCCAGCGGCACGCAGCAGCTGCCTGCGGGGGCACCGGAGCTGACCTTCGACCGGGTGGATTTTCGCTACGCGCCGGACGCGGAACGGGTGCTCAAAGACGTGTCGTTCACCCTGCCCGCCGGGCAGACGCTGGGTCTGCTGGGCCGCACCGGCAGCGGCAAGACCACCCTGACCCGGCTGGTCGCCAGGCTGTACGACCCCTCCGGCGGCGAACTGCGGCTGGGCGGCGTGCCCACCACCGACATTGCCCTGCCCAGCCTGCGCGCGCGGGTGGCGGTGGTCAGCCAGGACGTGCAGGTCTTTCAGGCCAGCGTGCGCGACAATCTCACCTTTTTCGACCCCAGCGTGACCGATGGGCAGGTGGAAGCCGCCCTGCACGAGGTGGGCCTGGGTGCCTGGCTGGACGGGCTGGAACGCGGCGTGCATACCCCGCTGCCCACCGGCAGCCTCAGCGCGGGGCAGCAGCAGTTGCTGGCCTTCGCCCGCGTGCTGTTGCGCGACCCGGCCGTGGTGATTCTGGACGAACCCAGCAGCCGCCTGGACCCCGCCACCGAGGCCACCCTGACGGCCGCCATGACCCGGCTGCTCAGCGGGCGCACCGCCATCGTGATTGCCCACCGGCTGGAAACGGTGGCCCGCGCCGACCGGATTCTGGTGCTGGGCGCCGGCGAGGTGCTGGAATTCGGCCCCCGCGAAGTGTTGGCCGCCGACCCGCAGTCGCAGTACGCCGCGCTGCTGCGCGCCTCGGCAGGGGTGCGCGAGCAAAGCGCCGAAGCCCTGCTGGAAGAGCTGCTGGTCTGA
- a CDS encoding ABC transporter ATP-binding protein gives MTVHSHPPHPYRVDGRQTFALARRIIAYNPALFLMNMALWASVYLLPAAMAWTVSELFRRLELVMPSPGAELGGAGMSAVWLMLGAFAAVRLLRFGLFYAAFLKFIELIGTAGALLRRNLLNYLLTASGTRALPDTPAEAVSRFRDDVEDVNAYIEAWVDGFGMALFVLVSVALMLRVDALLTLVTVAPLFLMIVVVSRLSPRIRTYRRRMREATARVTDFIGETFGAVGAVKLAGREEEMVAHLHVLGQTRQDAALKDVLLTELIRGVNTNMVFVATGLVLLLGARLVLGGQMVVADFVLFIGLLPRLTGTLGFFGDWIATHRRTGVAFERMNRLLADAPPEEPTRHAPLGLRGELPALSAPAALAEPLRELEVRGLTAQYGAAQYGAAQGGSSGGVQDVNLKVRRGQFVVVTGRIGSGKSTLVRALLGLLPHQRGEILWNGERVDDPASFFVPPRSSYTAQLPGLFSDTLRENVLSGSGAERLDRAVRLAQLDTDLAQLGSGLDTPVGARGVKLSGGQVQRTAVARMLARDADLLVFDDVSSALDARTESALWDALGSELDATCLVVSHRRAALGRADWVVVLQGGRVLDQGTLPDLLERCGEMQALWAEEGA, from the coding sequence ATGACTGTACATTCCCACCCCCCTCACCCCTACCGGGTTGATGGCCGCCAGACCTTCGCGCTGGCGCGGCGCATCATCGCTTACAATCCGGCGCTGTTTCTCATGAATATGGCGCTGTGGGCCAGCGTGTATCTGCTGCCTGCGGCGATGGCCTGGACGGTCAGCGAGCTGTTCCGGCGGCTGGAACTGGTCATGCCCAGCCCCGGCGCCGAGCTGGGCGGGGCCGGAATGAGCGCGGTCTGGCTGATGCTGGGCGCATTTGCGGCGGTGCGGCTGCTGCGCTTCGGGCTGTTTTACGCGGCCTTTCTGAAATTTATCGAGCTGATCGGCACGGCCGGGGCACTGCTGCGGCGTAACCTGCTGAACTACCTGCTCACGGCCAGCGGCACGCGGGCGCTGCCCGACACCCCTGCCGAGGCGGTCAGCCGCTTCCGCGACGACGTGGAGGACGTGAACGCCTACATCGAGGCCTGGGTGGACGGCTTCGGTATGGCCCTGTTCGTGCTGGTGTCGGTGGCCCTGATGCTGCGGGTAGACGCGCTGCTCACGCTGGTGACGGTGGCTCCGCTGTTTCTGATGATTGTGGTGGTCAGCCGCCTCTCGCCGCGCATCCGCACCTACCGCCGCCGCATGCGCGAAGCCACCGCCCGCGTGACCGACTTTATCGGGGAGACCTTCGGCGCGGTGGGGGCTGTGAAGCTGGCCGGCCGCGAGGAGGAGATGGTGGCGCACCTGCACGTGCTGGGGCAGACCCGGCAGGACGCCGCGCTGAAAGACGTGCTGCTGACCGAACTGATTCGGGGCGTGAACACCAATATGGTCTTTGTGGCCACCGGGCTGGTGCTGCTGCTGGGGGCGCGGCTGGTGCTGGGCGGGCAGATGGTGGTGGCGGATTTCGTGCTGTTTATCGGGCTGCTGCCCCGGCTGACCGGCACGCTGGGCTTTTTTGGCGACTGGATTGCCACCCACCGCCGCACCGGCGTGGCCTTTGAGCGGATGAACCGCCTGCTGGCCGACGCCCCGCCCGAGGAACCCACCCGCCACGCGCCGCTGGGCCTGCGCGGCGAGCTGCCCGCCCTCTCGGCCCCGGCAGCGCTGGCCGAACCACTGCGCGAGCTGGAGGTGCGCGGCCTGACCGCCCAGTATGGTGCAGCTCAGTACGGTGCAGCCCAGGGCGGAAGCAGCGGCGGCGTGCAGGACGTGAATCTGAAGGTGCGCCGGGGGCAGTTCGTGGTGGTCACCGGGCGCATCGGCAGCGGCAAAAGCACGCTGGTGCGCGCCCTGCTGGGCCTGCTGCCGCACCAGCGCGGCGAGATTCTGTGGAACGGCGAGCGAGTAGACGACCCGGCCAGCTTTTTCGTACCGCCGCGTTCGAGTTACACGGCGCAGCTGCCGGGCCTGTTCTCCGACACCCTGCGCGAGAACGTGCTGAGCGGCAGCGGCGCGGAGCGGCTGGACCGGGCGGTGCGGCTGGCGCAGCTGGACACCGACCTGGCGCAGCTGGGCAGCGGCCTGGACACGCCAGTGGGGGCACGCGGCGTGAAGCTGAGCGGCGGGCAGGTGCAGCGCACGGCGGTGGCCCGGATGCTGGCCCGCGACGCCGACCTGCTGGTGTTCGACGACGTAAGCAGCGCCCTGGACGCCCGCACCGAGAGCGCACTGTGGGACGCGCTGGGCAGCGAACTGGACGCCACCTGCTTGGTGGTGTCGCACCGCCGCGCCGCCCTGGGCCGCGCCGACTGGGTGGTGGTGCTGCAAGGAGGCCGGGTGCTGGACCAGGGCACCCTGCCCGACCTGCTGGAACGCTGCGGAGAAATGCAGGCACTATGGGCCGAGGAAGGAGCATAA